The following are encoded together in the Lactuca sativa cultivar Salinas chromosome 1, Lsat_Salinas_v11, whole genome shotgun sequence genome:
- the LOC111896935 gene encoding 2-isopropylmalate synthase A-like: MTIKSKGELLGGLYTDIKTEHIVMASKMVEEYSGLMVQPHKAIVGTNAFAHESGIHQDGVLKNKSTYEIMSPEDIGLHRSNESGLTLGKLSGRHALKAKLFELGYNFEGNELNDLLWRFKSVAEMKKVITDDDLITLVSK, from the exons ATGACTATAAAAAGCAAAGGAGAATTATTGGGTGGTCTTTACACTGACATCAAAACAGAACACATTGTTATGGCTAGCAAGATG gtggaagagtACAGTGGACTAATGGTGCAACCACATAAAGCTATTGTTGGTACTAATGCATTTGCTCATGAAAGTGGAATCCATCAG GATGGGGTTTTAAAGAACAAAAGCACTTATGAAATCATGTCTCCTGAAGATATAGGACTTCACCGATCTAATGAGTCTGGACTTACACTTGGAAAACTTAG TGGTCGCCATGCTCTAAAAGCTAAACTTTTTGAG CTTGGTTATAACTTTGAGGGAAATGAACTTAATGATCTTTTGTGGCGCTTTAAATCCGTAGCTGAAATGAAAAAG GTTATCACTGATGACGACCTAATAACATTGGTATCAAAATGA
- the LOC111896991 gene encoding 2-isopropylmalate synthase A, translating to MVAYISIKHKRKPLLLFKLSMEGSLIRISCFLSTTPTTTTTTAKTTTTTHPTAIQSYFKTSKTRPHKSNSNVILCCQSPNYIPNHIQDPNRVRILDTTLRDGEQAPGASMSPKQKLDIAHQLAKLGVDIIEVGFPASNKADLETVKLIACEVGNAEVNQNGRIPVICGLARCNKNDIDKAWEAVKYAKFPRIHIFIATSEIHMKYKLKMSKEDVIEKARTMVAYARSLGCNDVQFSPEDAGRSDREFLYEVLGEAVKAGATTLCIPDTVGYNWPREFGQLIADIKANTPGIQNVIISTHCHNDLGLATANTLEGAYSGARQLEVTINGIGERAGNASFEEVVMTIKSKGELLGGLYTDIKTEHIVMASKMVEEYSGLMVQPHKAIVGANAFAHESGIHQDGVLKNKSTYEIMSPEDIGLHRSNESGLTLGKLSGRHALKAKLFELGYKFEGNELNDLFWRFKSVAEMKKVITDDDLITLVSK from the exons ATGGTCGCATATATCTCCATCAAACACAAAAGAAAACCGTTGTTACTTTTCAAACTATCAATGGAAGGCTCTCTCATACGTATCTCTTGTTTCCTTTCTACGACCCctaccaccaccacaaccaccgcCAAGACCACCACCACTACCCATCCAACTGCGATCCAATCTTATTTCAAAACCTCAAAAACCCGACCCCATAAATCAAACTCAAACGTAATCCTATGTTGCCAAAGTCCAAACTACATCCCTAACCATATTCAAGACCCTAACCGAGTACGCATCTTGGATACCACCCTACGTGATGGTGAACAAGCACCGGGTGCCTCTATGTCCCCTAAGCAAAAGCTTGACATAGCTCATCAACTTGCAAAACTCGGTGTTGACATCATTGAAGTAGGGTTTCCTGCTTCCAACAAAGCCGATCTAGAAACTGTTAAGTTGATTGCATGTGAGGTTGGGAATGCTGAGGTTAATCAAAATGGTCGTATACCAGTTATATGTGGTCTAGCAAGATGCAATAAGAATGATATCGATAAAGCATGGGAAGCTGTGAAATATGCCAAATTCCCAAGGATACATATTTTTATAGCAACAAGTGAGATTCATATGAAGTATAAGTTAAAGATGTCGAAAGAAGATGTGATTGAAAAAGCGAGGACCATGGTTGCATACGCTCGAAGTTTGGGCTGTAATGACGTTCAATTTAGCCCGGAAGATGCTGGAAG ATCTGATAGAGAATTTTTATATGAGGTCCTAGGTGAGGCTGTTAAAGCGGGTGCAACTACTCTTTGCATTCCTGATACAGTTGGCTATAATTGGCCTCGTGAATTTGGGCAGCTTATTGCTGACATAAAAGCCAACACCCCTGGAATTCAGAATGTCATCATTTCTACCCACTGCCATAATGACCTTGGACTTGCTACTGCCAATACTTTAGAG GGAGCTTATTCGGGTGCAAGACAATTAGAAGTAACAATAAATGGAATCGGAGAGAGAGCTGGAAATGCTTCTTTTGAAGAG GTGGTAATGACTATAAAAAGCAAAGGTGAATTATTGGGTGGTCTTTACACTGACATCAAAACAGAACATATTGTCATGGCTAGCAAGATG GTGGAAGAATACAGTGGACTAATGGTGCAACCACATAAGGCTATTGTTGGTGCTAATGCATTCGCTCATGAAAGTGGAATCCATCAG GATGGGGTCTTAAAGAACAAAAGCACTTATGAAATCATGTCTCCTGAAGATATAGGACTTCACCGATCTAATGAGTCTGGACTTACACTTGGAAAACTTAG TGGTCGCCATGCTCTAAAAGCTAAACTTTTTGAG CTTGGTTATAAATTTGAGGGAAATGAACTTAATGATCTTTTTTGGCGCTTTAAATCCGTAGCTGAAATGAAAAAG GTTATCACTGATGACGACCTAATAACATTGGTATCAAAATGA